The Pyrobaculum sp. 3827-6 genome has a segment encoding these proteins:
- a CDS encoding metal-sulfur cluster assembly factor, producing the protein MEDEKIVFETNLPPDRAKKVVEILREVFDPEIPINVYDLGLIRKVVLENGVLKVVMTLTAVGCPVAGNLAQEVGYVIQSAVPEAQDVEVEIDFERPWDPTQMTPRGREMFKAIYGYDIVEQYLAAQQA; encoded by the coding sequence ATGGAAGACGAGAAGATAGTATTCGAGACGAACCTCCCGCCAGACAGGGCCAAGAAGGTGGTGGAGATACTTCGAGAGGTTTTTGATCCGGAGATCCCGATAAACGTCTACGACCTGGGGCTGATTAGGAAGGTGGTGCTGGAGAACGGCGTCTTGAAGGTGGTCATGACTCTGACCGCCGTGGGTTGCCCCGTAGCTGGCAACCTGGCGCAGGAGGTAGGCTACGTGATTCAGTCGGCGGTGCCCGAGGCCCAGGACGTGGAGGTGGAGATTGATTTCGAAAGGCCCTGGGACCCGACGCAGATGACGCCGCGCGGCAGGGAGATGTTCAAAGCGATTTACGGCTACGATATCGTCGAGCAGTACCTAGCCGCGCAACAGGCCTAG
- a CDS encoding sulfurtransferase TusA family protein encodes MEVIDVSGQQCPDPLKTVASALANAPAGARYRIVTDDYVCYMMLRRLMALNDVKILEAEEGGPYVLVVEK; translated from the coding sequence GTGGAGGTGATTGATGTAAGCGGACAGCAGTGCCCCGACCCCCTTAAGACCGTCGCGTCTGCGCTGGCCAACGCCCCGGCGGGGGCCAGGTACAGGATAGTGACTGACGACTACGTGTGCTACATGATGCTCAGGAGGCTCATGGCTCTCAACGACGTGAAAATTCTAGAAGCCGAGGAGGGCGGGCCCTACGTGCTGGTAGTAGAGAAGTAG
- a CDS encoding DNA-binding protein, with product MVNIPESVLAEVFSENTLAWITEGLASGKMALFTETEDLVTYARRVVSLSRALPMRGVDLPEAVCLAAGARFGYTVLTENGGAAMAPSFIQELSGVRVMRAVDVLHALAQRGVISLREEIERYQAETGHRFAKRDLRRLGVE from the coding sequence GTGGTAAACATTCCTGAGTCTGTACTCGCCGAGGTTTTCAGCGAGAACACGCTGGCGTGGATTACAGAGGGCCTCGCCTCGGGCAAAATGGCGCTTTTCACAGAAACAGAAGACTTGGTTACGTACGCTAGGCGTGTCGTATCGCTGTCCCGCGCCCTCCCTATGAGAGGCGTGGACTTGCCGGAGGCCGTCTGCCTGGCGGCGGGGGCTAGGTTTGGATACACGGTGCTTACGGAAAATGGAGGGGCCGCGATGGCCCCCAGCTTTATTCAAGAGCTTAGCGGCGTTAGGGTGATGCGCGCCGTAGACGTGCTCCACGCCCTCGCGCAACGCGGCGTAATTAGCCTAAGGGAAGAGATAGAGAGGTATCAAGCGGAGACGGGCCACCGCTTTGCCAAAAGAGATTTAAGAAGGCTGGGCGTTGAGTAG
- a CDS encoding flavin reductase family protein, translated as MYGGKFYRLLHPRPTVVIASRCPNGRVNLMPASWNTPVSEEPPTVAVAVEREAYTHQCLQHHRYATLNVLPIDAADLIYKLGTVSGRDVDKASQFGVNLEPSTKVDVPRIAGALAVYEVEVYKEVEVGEVTLYIFHVLETWAAPGAADQWGFDFKKVNIPLHGAGRAFYRVDPKPVFAKK; from the coding sequence ATGTACGGGGGGAAGTTCTACCGCCTCCTCCACCCAAGGCCCACCGTGGTCATCGCGTCGAGGTGCCCCAACGGCCGCGTAAACCTCATGCCGGCCTCCTGGAACACCCCCGTCTCGGAGGAGCCCCCCACAGTCGCCGTGGCCGTGGAGAGGGAGGCGTATACACACCAGTGCCTCCAGCACCACAGATACGCCACCCTCAACGTACTCCCCATAGACGCCGCCGACTTGATATACAAACTCGGCACCGTAAGCGGTAGAGATGTGGACAAGGCGTCGCAGTTCGGGGTAAATCTGGAGCCCTCCACAAAGGTAGACGTGCCGAGGATCGCCGGCGCCCTGGCCGTCTACGAAGTGGAGGTGTACAAGGAGGTGGAGGTGGGCGAGGTGACGCTCTACATCTTCCACGTCTTAGAGACTTGGGCCGCCCCGGGCGCGGCCGACCAGTGGGGCTTCGACTTTAAAAAGGTCAACATCCCCCTCCACGGCGCTGGGAGGGCCTTCTACCGCGTCGACCCCAAGCCCGTCTTCGCCAAGAAGTAG